The proteins below come from a single Miscanthus floridulus cultivar M001 chromosome 1, ASM1932011v1, whole genome shotgun sequence genomic window:
- the LOC136454206 gene encoding uncharacterized protein: protein MLKLLIADAIYFFSDHKDGGCNFFEWCDAPSPAPANARNNMVVHSETSATDMLCPCGAGACLILTTKTGKNVGRQFFCCPLNQGGGSCGFFKWCDEQQQPRVGAPLQASPQYQADSMSSIQNPSQRSSSSCFKCGQENHWARDCPNQSSDPYPDKGGRPITSSSSSPGACYNCGRAGHWSRDCPTSNIGGGGGTGTSRAKSSSALRSWNSQRY from the exons ATGCTGAAATTGCTGATTGCTGATGCTATTTACTTCTTTTCTGACCATAAGGATGGGGGTTGCAACTTCTTTGAGTGGTGCGATGCTCCATCTCCTGCCCCTGCAAATGCACGAAATAACATGGTTGTACACTCAGAGACATCAGCAACAGATATGCTTTGCCCATGCGGTGCTGGAGCTTGCTTAATTCTCACCACGAAGACAGGGAAAAATGTTGGGAGGCAGTTCTTTTGCTGCCCATTAAATCAG GGTGGTGGCTCTTGTGGCTTTTTCAAGTGGTGTGACGAGCAGCAACAGCCTCGGGTAGGTGCACCACTGCAAGCTTCACCGCAATACCAAGCGGATTCTATGTCAAGCATCCAAAACCCCAGCCAGAGGAGCTCGTCTTCCTGCTTCAAGTGCGGCCAGGAGAACCACTGGGCGAGAGACTGTCCGAATCAATCGTCGGATCCTTATCCTGACAAGGGTGGGAGACCAATAACCTCATCATCGAGCTCACCTGGTGCGTGCTACAACTGTGGTCGCGCTGGTCACTGGTCCCGCGACTGCCCAACCTCGAatattggtggtggtggtggtaccgGCACCAGCCGTGCCAAGTCGTCCTCGGCTTTGAGATCGTGGAATAGTCAGAGATACTGA